In Gordonia iterans, the following proteins share a genomic window:
- the cysD gene encoding sulfate adenylyltransferase subunit CysD has product MSITSDTHPSLVEPTSAPKDFTTLDALESESIHIFREVAGEFERPVILFSGGKDSTLLLHLALKAFWPAPLPFSLLHVDTGHNLPEIIAFRDEIVERHNLRLHVAKVEDYLADGRLTERPDGIRNPLQTIPLLDGITENRFDAVFGGARRDEERARAKERIFSLRNAFGQWDPKRQRPELWNLYNGRHAPGEHVRVFPLSNWTELDVWRYIAREQVLLAPLYYAHEREVYQRDGMWMTSGPWGGPREDEVVQTRTVRYRTVGDGSTTGAVLSDAADNEAVLAEVAASRLTERGATRGDDRVSEAAMEDRKREGYF; this is encoded by the coding sequence ATGAGCATCACTTCTGACACCCACCCTTCCCTCGTCGAGCCGACTTCGGCGCCGAAGGACTTCACCACCCTCGACGCGCTGGAGTCCGAGTCGATCCACATCTTCCGCGAGGTGGCCGGCGAGTTCGAGCGTCCGGTGATCCTGTTCTCCGGCGGCAAGGACTCCACCCTGCTGCTGCACCTGGCGCTCAAAGCCTTCTGGCCGGCGCCGCTGCCGTTCTCACTGCTGCACGTGGACACCGGGCACAACCTGCCCGAGATCATCGCGTTCCGCGACGAGATCGTCGAGCGGCACAACTTGCGCCTGCACGTAGCCAAGGTGGAGGACTATCTCGCCGACGGCCGCCTCACCGAGCGGCCCGACGGGATCCGCAATCCGCTGCAGACCATTCCGCTGCTCGACGGCATCACCGAGAACCGGTTCGACGCCGTGTTCGGCGGCGCCCGCCGCGACGAAGAGCGGGCCCGTGCCAAGGAGCGGATCTTCTCGCTGCGCAACGCCTTCGGCCAGTGGGACCCGAAGCGTCAGCGACCGGAGCTGTGGAACCTGTACAACGGTCGCCACGCTCCGGGCGAGCACGTGCGCGTGTTCCCGCTGAGCAACTGGACCGAGCTGGACGTGTGGCGGTACATCGCCCGCGAGCAGGTGCTGCTGGCTCCGCTGTACTACGCGCACGAGCGTGAGGTGTACCAGCGCGACGGCATGTGGATGACGTCCGGTCCGTGGGGCGGCCCCCGCGAGGACGAGGTGGTTCAGACCCGCACCGTGCGCTACCGCACCGTGGGCGACGGCTCCACCACCGGCGCCGTGCTGTCCGACGCCGCCGACAACGAGGCCGTGCTGGCCGAGGTGGCCGCTTCCCGACTGACCGAACGCGGCGCGACCCGCGGCGACGACCGCGTGTCCGAGGCCGCCATGGAAGACCGCAAGCGCGAAGGATACTTCTGA
- a CDS encoding sulfate/molybdate ABC transporter ATP-binding protein: MSISVIGANKHYGDFAALDNVSIDIPEGSLTSLLGPSGSGKSTLLRAIAGLDTLDSGTVVINGRDVSTASPQNRDIGFVFQHYAAFKHMTVRDNIAFGLKIRKRPKAEVEKKVNDLLEIVGLEVFQNRYPSQLSGGQRQRMALARALAVDPQVLLLDEPFGALDAKVRDDLRRWLRQLHEEVHVTTVLVTHDQQEALDVSDRIAVLNKGRIEQIGTPDDLYDRPENVFVASFLGSVSRLNGQLVRPHDIRIGRTPEMTYPPADSDLDTGVVRATVNRVVNLGFETRVELTAANTGEDFIAQITRGDQNALELSAGQTVYARATAVPGVVGE, translated from the coding sequence GTGTCCATCTCAGTCATCGGAGCCAACAAGCACTACGGCGACTTCGCTGCACTCGACAATGTCTCGATCGACATCCCGGAGGGGTCGCTGACCTCGCTCCTGGGACCGTCGGGGTCGGGGAAGTCGACGCTGCTGCGTGCGATCGCCGGTCTCGACACCCTGGACTCGGGAACTGTCGTGATCAACGGCCGGGACGTGTCCACCGCCTCGCCCCAGAATCGCGACATCGGGTTCGTCTTTCAGCACTACGCGGCCTTCAAGCACATGACGGTGCGCGACAACATCGCCTTCGGACTCAAGATCCGCAAGCGGCCGAAGGCAGAGGTCGAGAAGAAGGTCAACGACCTTCTGGAGATCGTCGGCCTGGAGGTCTTCCAGAACCGGTACCCGTCCCAGCTGTCCGGCGGGCAGCGTCAGCGCATGGCGCTGGCAAGGGCGCTTGCCGTGGATCCGCAGGTGCTGCTGCTCGACGAGCCCTTCGGTGCACTCGATGCGAAGGTGCGCGACGACCTGCGCCGCTGGCTGCGCCAGTTGCACGAGGAGGTCCACGTGACGACCGTGCTGGTGACCCACGATCAGCAGGAGGCGCTGGACGTCTCCGATCGGATCGCGGTGCTCAACAAGGGGCGCATCGAGCAGATCGGGACGCCAGACGATCTCTACGACCGGCCGGAGAACGTGTTCGTGGCGTCGTTCCTGGGCTCGGTCTCGCGGCTGAACGGTCAGCTCGTCCGCCCGCACGACATCCGGATCGGTCGCACGCCGGAGATGACCTACCCGCCGGCTGACTCGGATCTGGACACCGGGGTGGTGCGAGCGACGGTCAATCGCGTGGTGAATCTCGGGTTCGAGACTCGTGTCGAACTGACGGCCGCGAACACCGGCGAGGACTTCATCGCGCAGATCACCCGGGGCGATCAGAACGCATTGGAACTGAGTGCAGGCCAGACGGTGTACGCGCGGGCGACCGCAGTTCCGGGAGTCGTGGGCGAATAG
- a CDS encoding sirohydrochlorin chelatase, protein MLLLAAHGSRDVRFAATAERVAEAAAHALPDVRVELAYLDLNEPLIDRVLDTLTGEVTVVPLLFGDGYHSKHDLPAILARARSRDRGLRTTQTPVVGRHTPVPALVDRLCEAGLRAGDGILMYAVGSSDPGSDASIRERGRELSAVLGMPVETVFATRLGGGAAVRGAVERLRSGGATRIAAAPLFLAAGLLTERVERDLDAATSGALVAGPIGAHPALIAAISALYRTAAPAPVS, encoded by the coding sequence GTGCTCTTGCTTGCCGCACACGGCAGCCGGGACGTGCGTTTCGCGGCGACCGCCGAGCGGGTCGCCGAGGCCGCGGCGCATGCACTTCCCGATGTCCGCGTCGAGCTCGCCTATCTCGATCTGAACGAGCCGCTGATCGACCGGGTCCTCGACACCCTGACCGGCGAGGTGACCGTGGTCCCCCTCCTGTTCGGCGACGGCTACCACTCCAAGCACGACCTCCCGGCGATTCTCGCCCGTGCCCGGTCCCGCGATCGGGGGCTGCGCACCACGCAGACGCCCGTCGTCGGCCGGCACACGCCCGTGCCCGCGCTCGTCGACCGCCTGTGCGAGGCCGGCCTGCGCGCCGGCGACGGTATCCTCATGTACGCCGTCGGGTCGTCCGATCCGGGGTCGGATGCGTCGATCCGCGAGCGCGGCCGCGAACTGTCCGCAGTCCTCGGCATGCCGGTGGAGACGGTGTTCGCGACCAGGCTGGGCGGCGGGGCCGCCGTCCGCGGCGCCGTGGAACGCCTCCGGTCCGGCGGCGCCACGCGGATCGCCGCCGCTCCCCTGTTCCTCGCCGCAGGTCTGCTCACCGAGCGCGTCGAACGCGACCTCGACGCGGCGACCTCCGGTGCCCTGGTCGCCGGCCCGATCGGCGCGCACCCCGCGCTGATCGCCGCGATCTCCGCCCTGTATCGCACCGCGGCGCCCGCACCGGTCAGCTGA
- the cysW gene encoding sulfate ABC transporter permease subunit CysW has product MNISNPARYGLRAIALVYLFVLLVVPVGLIFWRAFEPGFGQFWDWITTPAAISALQLSLIIVAIVVPLNVVFGVITALALARGRFRGRGLMQAVVDLPFAVSPVVAGVALIALWGSHGWFGGVESLGFRVIFGLPGMVLATIFVTLPFVVREVEPVLHEIGTEQEEAAATLGASGWQTFWRITLPAIRWGLTYGIVLTVARSLGEYGAVTMVSSNMPGVSQTLTLLVHSRYTDDYNEYGAYAAATLLMLVAIAVLVAMTVIERRAQGRVADAATIVAPQALMPEGERLDGPRPEESEASNPPDRGMRRDRSAHERTAAEEK; this is encoded by the coding sequence ATGAACATCTCCAATCCGGCGCGATACGGGCTGAGGGCGATCGCCCTCGTCTACCTGTTCGTTCTGCTGGTCGTCCCGGTCGGCCTGATCTTCTGGCGCGCGTTCGAGCCCGGATTCGGGCAGTTCTGGGACTGGATCACCACGCCGGCCGCCATCTCCGCGCTGCAGTTGTCGTTGATCATCGTGGCGATCGTGGTGCCGCTGAACGTCGTGTTCGGCGTGATCACCGCGCTCGCCCTGGCGCGCGGGCGGTTCCGCGGTCGGGGCCTCATGCAGGCCGTCGTGGATCTGCCGTTCGCAGTCTCCCCGGTGGTCGCGGGTGTCGCGCTGATCGCGCTGTGGGGCAGCCACGGATGGTTCGGCGGTGTCGAGTCTCTCGGCTTCCGGGTGATCTTCGGTCTTCCCGGGATGGTGCTGGCGACGATCTTCGTCACCCTGCCCTTCGTGGTGCGAGAAGTCGAGCCGGTCCTGCACGAGATCGGTACCGAACAGGAGGAAGCGGCGGCGACCCTGGGCGCGAGCGGCTGGCAGACCTTCTGGCGGATCACTCTGCCGGCGATCCGGTGGGGGCTGACCTACGGCATCGTGCTCACCGTCGCTCGTTCGCTGGGCGAGTACGGCGCGGTGACCATGGTGTCGTCGAATATGCCGGGTGTGTCGCAGACGCTGACTCTGCTGGTTCACTCGCGCTACACCGACGACTACAACGAGTACGGCGCCTACGCGGCGGCGACCCTGCTTATGCTGGTCGCCATAGCTGTGCTCGTCGCCATGACCGTCATCGAGCGGCGTGCGCAGGGCCGAGTGGCCGACGCCGCGACCATCGTGGCGCCGCAGGCCCTGATGCCTGAGGGGGAGCGTCTCGACGGTCCGCGACCGGAAGAATCCGAGGCGTCGAATCCCCCCGACCGGGGGATGCGCCGAGACCGATCCGCTCACGAACGCACCGCAGCCGAGGAGAAATAG
- a CDS encoding AMP-binding protein: protein MTQSVRSGLDTALTPLRFLERAAEVHPRKLAVIDGGRRLTYAELAADVTALASALRASGVEPGDRVAFLGTNSAELLAAHFAVPLAGGVLVAVNTRLAAEEVRYICDHSGAVLLLGDGPLLAALEEVSLATVRERIEVPGQDGEYSGHVTRYDELTARAETAQRFGWGVDDEDAVISINYTSGTTGKPKGVMYTHRGAYLASLGNVVTQGFGIDTKYLWTLPMFHCNGWCGPWALTSVAATQVCLRAVRGDDMWRLIDTEGINQMSGAPTVLTTLATAPEAHPMAAPMAIATAGAPPSPTVIKAIRHLGIDIVHVYGLTETYGPYAVCEPDPSWSDLSGEELSVLMARQGVGMLTAERLRVVRTEPVDGELVDVAPDGVEMGEIVMRGNVVMKGYLDAPEQTAEAFAGGWFHSGDLGVMHPDGYVQLLDRAKDVVISGGENISTIEVEQAVVSHPAVLDVAVIGVPDEKWGERPKAYVQLADGAAVTAEEIIAHVKSRIASYKAPREVEFLDVLPKTSTGKTRKNDLRDAAWGDTRTRIQG from the coding sequence ATGACTCAATCCGTCCGGTCCGGACTCGACACCGCACTTACACCGCTGCGATTCCTGGAGCGCGCCGCCGAGGTGCACCCGCGCAAGCTCGCGGTGATCGACGGCGGACGCCGTCTCACCTATGCCGAGCTGGCCGCGGACGTCACCGCCCTGGCGAGTGCGCTCCGGGCCTCGGGCGTGGAACCCGGCGATCGGGTAGCGTTCCTCGGCACCAACTCGGCGGAACTGCTGGCCGCGCACTTCGCGGTGCCCCTGGCCGGCGGTGTCCTGGTCGCGGTCAACACCCGGCTGGCCGCCGAAGAGGTCCGCTACATCTGCGACCACTCCGGTGCGGTACTGCTGCTCGGGGACGGTCCGCTGCTGGCCGCGCTGGAGGAGGTCTCGCTCGCGACGGTGCGCGAACGAATCGAAGTGCCCGGCCAGGACGGCGAATACTCCGGGCACGTCACCCGGTACGACGAACTGACGGCGCGCGCCGAGACCGCCCAGCGGTTCGGCTGGGGGGTCGACGACGAGGACGCGGTCATCTCGATCAACTACACCTCGGGTACCACGGGCAAACCGAAAGGCGTCATGTACACCCACCGGGGCGCGTACCTCGCGTCGCTGGGGAACGTGGTGACCCAGGGCTTCGGCATCGACACGAAGTACTTGTGGACCCTGCCGATGTTCCACTGCAACGGCTGGTGCGGTCCGTGGGCCCTCACGTCGGTGGCGGCCACCCAGGTGTGTCTGCGCGCGGTGCGGGGCGACGACATGTGGCGGTTGATCGACACCGAAGGCATCAATCAGATGTCCGGCGCGCCGACGGTCCTCACGACCCTGGCGACTGCTCCGGAAGCGCATCCGATGGCCGCTCCGATGGCCATCGCGACTGCGGGCGCCCCGCCGAGCCCAACGGTCATCAAGGCGATCCGGCACCTGGGGATCGACATCGTCCACGTGTACGGCCTGACCGAGACCTACGGGCCGTACGCGGTGTGCGAACCCGATCCGAGCTGGTCGGACCTCTCCGGGGAGGAACTGTCGGTGTTGATGGCGCGCCAGGGAGTGGGCATGCTGACCGCCGAGCGGCTGCGGGTGGTGCGCACCGAGCCGGTGGACGGCGAGCTGGTGGACGTGGCGCCGGACGGCGTGGAGATGGGTGAGATCGTCATGCGGGGCAATGTCGTGATGAAGGGCTATCTGGATGCGCCGGAGCAGACGGCCGAGGCCTTCGCCGGCGGGTGGTTCCACTCCGGCGACCTGGGCGTGATGCACCCGGACGGCTACGTGCAGCTCCTCGACCGTGCGAAGGACGTGGTGATCTCCGGCGGCGAGAACATCTCGACCATCGAGGTGGAGCAGGCCGTCGTCAGTCATCCGGCCGTGCTCGACGTCGCGGTGATCGGCGTTCCGGACGAGAAGTGGGGCGAGCGTCCCAAGGCCTATGTGCAGCTGGCCGACGGAGCGGCGGTCACCGCCGAGGAGATCATCGCGCACGTGAAGAGCCGGATCGCCTCGTACAAGGCGCCCCGCGAGGTGGAGTTCCTCGACGTGCTCCCGAAGACCTCGACCGGCAAGACCCGCAAGAACGACCTGCGTGACGCCGCCTGGGGAGACACCCGCACCCGCATCCAGGGCTGA
- a CDS encoding sulfate adenylyltransferase subunit 1 codes for MTAPTLQDGGDLLRIATAGSVDDGKSTLVGRLLYDTKSVLADQIDAVTKASVDRGMDTPDLSLLVDGLRAEREQGITIDVAYRYFATPARSFVLADTPGHVQYTRNTVSGASTAQLVILLVDARNGVVAQTRRHAAVMALLGVPRLVLAVNKIDLVDDPATVFADISAEFNEITRSLGYAADQVVEIPVSALHGDNIAIRSDKTPFYDGPTLIEHLETVPNEPDRRPVGFRFPVQYVIRPRTAEYPDYRGYAGQVAAGTVHVGDEIVVQPSGQRSRVATIDTPDGELADAHTGRSVTLLLEDDIDISRGDLIAAATDAPEPAQQFTATVCWLGDKPLRPGARLLLKHGTKTTQVIVGDLETLFDEQRLALIDGPEAVELNQIGRISLTTAEPIAADDYQVNRETGSFLLIDPQGGNTLGAGLIGDALESLHLTRAALA; via the coding sequence ATGACCGCTCCCACCCTGCAAGACGGTGGAGACCTGCTCCGGATCGCGACCGCGGGCAGCGTGGACGACGGCAAGTCGACCCTCGTCGGCCGGCTGCTCTACGACACCAAATCCGTTCTCGCCGACCAGATCGACGCCGTCACCAAGGCCTCGGTCGATCGCGGCATGGACACGCCCGACCTGTCGCTGCTGGTCGACGGCCTGCGCGCTGAGCGCGAGCAGGGCATCACGATCGACGTGGCCTATCGCTACTTCGCCACTCCGGCGCGCAGCTTCGTGCTCGCCGACACCCCGGGCCACGTCCAGTACACCCGCAACACCGTGTCCGGCGCGTCGACCGCACAGCTGGTGATCCTGCTGGTGGACGCTCGCAACGGCGTCGTCGCCCAGACGCGCCGGCACGCCGCGGTGATGGCGCTGCTCGGTGTTCCGCGCCTGGTGCTGGCGGTCAACAAGATCGATCTGGTGGACGACCCGGCCACGGTGTTCGCCGACATCTCCGCGGAGTTCAACGAGATCACCCGATCGCTCGGCTACGCCGCCGACCAGGTAGTCGAGATCCCCGTCTCCGCGCTGCACGGTGACAACATCGCGATCCGCAGCGACAAGACCCCGTTCTACGACGGGCCCACGCTGATCGAGCATCTGGAGACGGTGCCGAACGAGCCCGATCGCCGACCCGTCGGATTCCGGTTCCCGGTGCAGTACGTGATCCGCCCGCGCACGGCCGAATACCCGGACTACCGCGGGTACGCGGGCCAGGTGGCTGCGGGCACGGTCCACGTGGGAGACGAGATCGTGGTGCAGCCCTCCGGGCAACGATCGCGCGTCGCCACGATCGACACCCCGGACGGTGAGCTGGCCGACGCCCACACCGGCCGCAGCGTGACACTCCTGCTCGAGGACGACATCGACATCTCGCGCGGCGACCTGATCGCCGCCGCCACCGACGCCCCCGAACCCGCCCAGCAGTTCACCGCCACCGTCTGCTGGCTCGGCGACAAACCGCTGCGGCCCGGTGCTCGACTGCTCCTGAAGCACGGCACCAAGACCACGCAGGTGATCGTCGGCGACTTGGAGACCTTGTTCGACGAACAGCGGCTGGCCCTGATCGACGGTCCGGAAGCGGTGGAGCTCAACCAGATCGGCCGTATCTCGCTGACCACCGCCGAACCGATCGCTGCCGACGACTACCAGGTGAACCGCGAGACCGGCAGCTTCCTGCTGATCGATCCACAGGGCGGCAACACCCTCGGGGCAGGCCTGATCGGCGACGCGCTGGAAAGCCTGCACCTCACGCGCGCCGCACTCGCCTGA
- a CDS encoding MFS transporter has product MGIGHTAPATIAEPGGQRIGSLFRQGYLPPWLSGYALIGLVVSGIVPVLLPLSVDPKGAIAVSLVVAGFYLGMLIAPAFGALADSTDSHRTLFLASFPIAAAGALGFAFSHQTWLMFLCIFVVAAAAGAAQTVASMFIVEGRPATEWPDRLGWMRLAFGTGQVIGLAVSAYFAHSLESGWIVVAVLLALGMIGGAIHLPRIAPKTRAVESGSRSTTVPASLRHTLLSRFGLFLGCWFFAMLGLMTFYNVVPMVLKDSFGTDARTSSLVFLVGSAIGAILYPVSGRLSRRLGSARVLAVGLAVTLAFGLLLARVLRRAPVSGV; this is encoded by the coding sequence ATGGGGATTGGACATACTGCGCCGGCCACGATCGCCGAGCCGGGAGGGCAGCGAATCGGCAGTTTGTTCAGGCAAGGCTACTTACCACCGTGGCTGAGCGGATACGCGCTCATCGGTCTGGTGGTCAGCGGCATCGTGCCCGTGCTGCTACCGCTCAGCGTGGACCCCAAGGGAGCGATCGCCGTCAGCCTGGTGGTCGCCGGCTTCTACCTCGGCATGCTGATCGCCCCGGCCTTCGGTGCGCTGGCCGATAGCACCGATTCGCATCGGACTCTCTTCCTCGCCAGCTTCCCGATCGCCGCAGCGGGCGCGCTGGGCTTCGCCTTCTCACATCAGACCTGGCTCATGTTCCTGTGCATCTTCGTGGTCGCCGCCGCCGCCGGCGCGGCACAGACCGTGGCGAGCATGTTCATCGTCGAAGGCCGTCCCGCTACGGAGTGGCCCGACCGACTGGGCTGGATGCGCCTCGCCTTCGGCACCGGCCAGGTCATCGGCCTGGCGGTCTCGGCCTATTTCGCCCACAGCCTCGAGTCGGGGTGGATCGTCGTGGCCGTCCTGCTGGCTCTCGGGATGATCGGCGGTGCGATCCATCTGCCGCGGATCGCTCCGAAGACAAGGGCGGTCGAGTCCGGATCTCGCTCCACGACGGTGCCGGCCAGTCTCCGTCACACCCTGCTCAGCCGCTTCGGGCTCTTCCTGGGATGCTGGTTCTTCGCGATGCTCGGCCTGATGACCTTCTACAACGTGGTGCCGATGGTGCTCAAGGACTCGTTCGGCACCGATGCCCGCACCAGCTCGCTCGTGTTCCTCGTGGGCTCGGCCATCGGTGCGATCCTCTACCCGGTGTCCGGCCGGCTGTCCCGGCGGCTGGGATCGGCCAGGGTGCTGGCGGTCGGCCTCGCCGTGACCCTGGCCTTCGGTCTGCTCCTCGCCAGGGTGCTGCGACGCGCACCGGTCAGCGGCGTCTGA
- a CDS encoding nitrite/sulfite reductase, producing MTLTTPESTGDTAAAPTEQTRERPARGERPAPRKRTRPVKKRAEGQWALGYREPLNPNEQTKKDDNPLNVKSRIVDIYSKVGFDGIDKADLRGRFRWWGLYTQRTEGYDGTYTGDENIDLLEAPYFMMRVRCDGGALTATQLRTLGELSTEFGRDTADLSDRENVQFHWIRVEDVPTIWDRLEAVGLKTTEACGDCPRVVLGSPMAGESVDEVLDPTPAIDEIVQRYIGDPKYSNLPRKFKTAISGLQDVAHEINDVAFIGVEHPEHGPGLDLWVGGGLSTNPMLAQRVGVWVPLDEVPDVWEGVVSIFRDYGYRRLRSKARLKFLIKDWGIEKFREVLETEYLKRPLIDGPAPEALPHPIDHVGVTRQKNGLNAVGFSPIAGRVSGTILQAVADAVEKVGSDRVRFTPYQKLIVLDVPDDHVEALIAELAKHGLSGRPSNWRRNLMACSGIEFCKLSFTETRKRSQDLVPELERRLADVNEKLDVPITVNINGCPNSCARSQIADIGFKGQLIDDDEGNQVEGFQVHLGGSLGLDSGFGRKLRQHKVPTGELGDYIDRVVRNFVEHSDEGERFAQWAVRAEEEWLR from the coding sequence ATGACGCTCACCACCCCCGAGTCCACCGGCGACACCGCCGCGGCTCCGACCGAGCAGACCCGCGAGCGCCCGGCGCGCGGCGAACGACCGGCTCCGCGTAAACGCACCCGTCCGGTCAAGAAGCGCGCCGAAGGCCAGTGGGCTCTCGGCTACCGCGAACCCCTGAACCCGAACGAGCAGACCAAGAAGGACGACAATCCGCTCAACGTCAAGAGCCGGATCGTCGACATCTACTCCAAGGTCGGCTTCGACGGCATCGACAAGGCCGACCTGCGGGGACGTTTCCGCTGGTGGGGCCTGTACACCCAGCGCACCGAAGGGTACGACGGCACCTACACCGGCGATGAGAACATCGACCTGCTCGAGGCCCCGTACTTCATGATGCGCGTCCGCTGCGACGGCGGCGCCCTCACGGCGACGCAACTGCGGACCCTCGGCGAGCTGTCCACCGAGTTCGGCCGCGACACCGCCGACCTGTCCGACCGCGAGAACGTCCAGTTCCACTGGATCCGCGTCGAGGACGTTCCCACCATCTGGGACCGCCTGGAGGCGGTCGGACTCAAGACCACCGAGGCCTGCGGCGACTGCCCGCGAGTGGTCCTCGGCTCGCCGATGGCCGGCGAGTCGGTCGACGAGGTGCTCGACCCGACGCCCGCCATCGACGAGATCGTCCAGCGCTACATCGGCGATCCGAAGTACTCGAACCTGCCGCGCAAGTTCAAGACGGCCATCTCCGGACTGCAAGACGTCGCCCACGAGATCAACGACGTCGCCTTCATCGGCGTCGAGCATCCCGAGCACGGTCCGGGTCTGGACCTCTGGGTGGGCGGTGGCCTCTCCACCAACCCGATGCTCGCGCAGCGCGTCGGCGTATGGGTCCCCCTCGACGAGGTTCCCGACGTCTGGGAGGGCGTCGTCTCGATCTTCCGCGACTACGGTTACCGCCGCCTGCGTTCCAAAGCGCGCCTGAAGTTCCTGATCAAGGACTGGGGAATCGAGAAGTTCCGCGAGGTGCTGGAGACCGAGTACCTCAAGCGCCCGCTGATCGACGGCCCCGCCCCCGAGGCGCTGCCGCACCCGATCGACCACGTCGGCGTCACCAGGCAGAAGAACGGTCTCAACGCCGTCGGCTTCTCGCCCATCGCCGGGCGGGTGTCGGGCACCATCCTGCAGGCCGTCGCCGATGCGGTGGAAAAGGTCGGCTCCGACCGGGTTCGGTTCACCCCCTACCAGAAGCTCATCGTGCTCGACGTCCCCGACGACCACGTCGAGGCCCTGATCGCCGAGCTCGCCAAGCACGGCCTGTCCGGGCGCCCGTCCAACTGGCGCCGGAACCTGATGGCGTGCAGCGGGATCGAGTTCTGCAAGCTCAGCTTCACCGAGACCCGCAAGCGCTCGCAGGACCTGGTGCCCGAGCTCGAGCGGCGCCTCGCCGACGTCAACGAGAAGCTCGACGTGCCGATCACCGTCAACATCAACGGCTGCCCCAACTCGTGCGCCCGTTCGCAGATCGCCGACATCGGGTTCAAGGGTCAGCTGATCGACGACGACGAGGGCAACCAGGTCGAAGGTTTCCAGGTCCACCTGGGCGGGAGCCTCGGGCTCGATTCCGGCTTCGGGCGCAAGCTGCGCCAGCACAAGGTGCCCACCGGCGAGCTCGGCGACTACATCGACCGCGTCGTGCGCAACTTCGTCGAGCACTCGGACGAGGGTGAGCGCTTCGCACAGTGGGCCGTCCGAGCCGAAGAGGAGTGGCTGCGATGA
- a CDS encoding phosphoadenylyl-sulfate reductase — protein sequence MTASTLNTKHLRELAQEGAQRLGPDASAEDLLRWTAETFGTDFVIAANMQDAVLIDVASTAIDRSVIDDEKLKVLFLDTGYHFVETLGTRDAVVDVYDLELINAVPEHTVEQQDALLGKNLFASDPGECCRLRKVVPLRAALAPFRAWVTGIRRVEAPTRAGAPLISFDEGFGLVKINPLAAWSDEQFQDYIDTHGVLVNPLVDDGYPSIGCAPCTQKPAPGADPRSGRWAGSAKTECGLHVS from the coding sequence ATGACCGCCAGCACGCTGAACACCAAGCACCTGCGCGAACTCGCCCAGGAGGGCGCGCAACGCCTCGGCCCGGATGCCTCGGCCGAGGACCTGCTGCGCTGGACCGCCGAGACCTTCGGCACCGACTTCGTGATCGCGGCCAACATGCAGGACGCCGTCCTGATCGACGTCGCGAGCACAGCGATCGACAGGTCGGTGATCGACGACGAGAAGCTGAAGGTCCTGTTCCTCGACACGGGCTATCACTTCGTCGAGACGCTCGGCACCCGGGACGCGGTGGTCGACGTCTACGACCTCGAGCTGATCAACGCCGTGCCCGAGCACACCGTCGAGCAGCAGGACGCGCTGCTCGGCAAGAACCTGTTCGCCTCCGACCCGGGCGAGTGCTGCCGGCTGCGCAAGGTGGTTCCACTGCGTGCGGCCCTCGCACCGTTCCGCGCCTGGGTCACCGGCATCCGTCGCGTGGAGGCCCCCACCCGGGCCGGAGCGCCGCTCATCTCCTTCGACGAGGGCTTCGGGCTGGTCAAGATCAACCCGCTCGCCGCATGGAGCGATGAGCAGTTCCAGGACTACATCGACACCCACGGAGTCCTGGTCAATCCGCTGGTCGACGACGGTTACCCGTCGATCGGGTGCGCCCCGTGCACCCAGAAGCCAGCCCCGGGAGCAGATCCGCGCAGCGGCCGTTGGGCCGGCAGCGCCAAGACAGAATGCGGGTTGCACGTCTCATGA